One region of Fragaria vesca subsp. vesca linkage group LG4, FraVesHawaii_1.0, whole genome shotgun sequence genomic DNA includes:
- the LOC101304089 gene encoding uncharacterized protein LOC101304089, producing MRGEVQKLKFIREVRYPQWLANVVMVPKKSTGQWRMCVDYSNLNRACPKDSFPLPRIDQLVDSTSGFELLSFMDAYAGYNQIRMDPRDEEHTAFTTDKAFIAIRRGIEANPEKIQAILDMERPKERNEVSSLAGKIVAFARFVSRLTDKCAPFFRLLKDQRCKKPEISGRLVKWAIELGEFDIHYRPRVAIKGQTAADFISELTPMKVVGVSNEANREENGPGAAKEMHSEEPPAQLWRLFVEGSVTRNKSGAGIILETPDGFKHEYALEFQFKASNNAAEYEALIGGLQLARGIGVERVEIFSDSQLVVNQVNGSFEAKEPQLHSYQALSKAFMQRFKSVSLSLTSPGNKTVMQMPSPG from the exons ATGAGGGGGGAAGTGCAAAAGTTAAAGTTTATACGGGAGGTCAGATACCCCCAGTGGTTGGCCAATGTGGTCATGGTTCCAAAGAAGTCAACAGGGCAGTGGAGGATGTGTGTAGACTACTCAAATCTCAACAGGGCATGCCCAAAGGACAGCTTCCCGCTCCCACGAATAGACCAACTGGTGGACTCCACGTCCGGATTCGAATTGTTGAGCTTCATGGACGCCTATGCGGGCTATAACCAGATCCGGATGGATCCAAGGGATGAGGAGCATACAGCCTTCACGACTGACAAGGCCTTTATTGCTATAAG GAGGGGGATTGAAGCCAACCCGGAAAAGATCCAAGCCATATTGGACATGGAAAGGCCTAAGGAGAGGAATGAAGTGAGTTCATTGGCTGGGAAGATTGTCGCCTTTGCCAGATTCGTGTCACGACTCACGGATAAGTGTGCCCCTTTCTTTCGGTTGCTGAAAGACCAGCGGTGTAAG AAGCCAGAAATCAGCGGGAGGCTGGTAAAATGGGCAATAGAGCTGGGGGAATTTGATATCCATTACCGGCCGAGAGTGGCAATCAAGGGCCAAACAGCGGCTGACTTTATATCTGAGCTCACACCCATGAAAGTTGTGGGAGTATCCAACGAGGCCAACCGGGAGGAAAATGGTCCTGGAGCGGCTAAGGAGATGCACAGTGAGGAACCACCGGCTCAACTCTGGAGACTTTTTGTGGAAGGCTCGGTGACGAGAAATAAAAGCGGGGCGGGAATAATATTAGAGACTCCCGATGGATTCAAGCATGAGTACGCCCTAGAATTCCAGTTCAAGGCATCCAACAATGCGGCTGAGTACGAAGCTTTAATCGGGGGATTGCAACTCGCCCGAGGCATCGGAGTGGAAAGAGTGGAAATATTTAGTGATTCACAGTTGGTTGTAAATCAAGTCAACGGGAGCTTTGAAGCTAAGGAGCCTCAGTTGCACTCTTACCAAGCATTATCAAAAGCCTTCATGCAACGTTTTAAATCGGTCTCTCTCTCTCTCACATCCCCCGGAAACAAAACCGTCATGCAGATGCCCTCGCCCGGCTAG
- the LOC101304378 gene encoding uncharacterized protein LOC101304378, which produces MSQQTGTPVRTNHRTVHIGTNLFPDEMQDEGLSPLPESIPQVQVGRQGEMEETLRAIRDSVASLADRISNAERRGAHNPTRASFEERRGPFTRAIIRSVRPSAAKPLKLSYNGDRDPHLFLDSFKSHMKAKGYSDAICCNMFQETLEGEALSWFYKLPSNLIDCFRELADKFVNRFILRTDGQNTAQLFKVKQDRGEGLKAFVNRWQGAMARVRNFDKKVAEEAFIQGLLLGKFIDLDREDEGRRARRRIACTSGLGDKGLDGEQEPNSHPAGKRHKGKSWGKAGKQHNAQGKTKGPYQDTGYARTAPASNEHFLVLNATYEVIWNENKSAIPPPPTRKFPPSRLTKEDTGKFCGYHGEASHNINSCIELKKAVERWIQEEKLQQYVPWSRHVGAIEVYETINTIHGGSRIDNRSNKTKKQCTGSRDGREVFAFGSSSNQQVTTGWKSVTFLEEEKEGIRPHEDPFLITLQLDHYITKKILVDTGASVNVLFRSAWKGLHRGSNKLIQDHEPLISFSGDVVQPLGSDSFGVSMEGREGIARATVEFIVVDCESSYNGILGRPALWKLKSFVAGHMLMMKVPTPTGVITIWGDQAVARSCYAIDNGRKRSEVLLASQAMASPSDPYVDPRDDTDSDEERPGSTEETEMVSVSDEFPDRQVTIGTGQAPGVRAALKTFLKKNSGAFAWTYKDMPGISSGIVTH; this is translated from the exons ATGTCTCAACAGACAGGCACCCCGGTGAGAACGAACCATAGGACCGTGCATATAGGAACGAATTTGTTCCCGGACGAAATGCAGGATGAGGGACTGTCGCCCTTACCCGAGTCGATCCCGCAAGTCCAAGTTGGAAGGCAGGGAGAGATGGAAGAAACCCTGAGAGCTATCCGGGATAGTGTGGCGAGTTTGGCTGACCGAATCTCGAACGCCGAGAGAAGGGGGGCGCATAACCCAACTCGCGCGAGTTTCGAAGAAAGAAGGGGACCGTTCACAAGAGCGATCATCCGGTCCGTCCGGCCAAGCGCAGCCAAGCCGCTCAAACTGAGTTACAATGGGGATCGAGACCCCCATCTCTTCCTCGATAGTTTCAAGTCTCACATGAAAGCTAAAGGGTACTCGGATGCAATATGCTGCAATATGTTCCAGGAGACATTAGAAGGGGAAGCACTGAGTTGGTTCTACAAGCTCCCATCAAACTTGATCGATTGCTTCCGAGAACTGGCGGACAAGTTCGTCAATAGATTCATTTTACGAACGGATGGGCAGAATACCGCCCAGTTGTTCAAGGTGAAGCAAGATAGGGGTGAGGGATTGAAAGCTTTCGTGAATCGATGGCAAGGTGCCATGGCCAGAGTTAGGAATTTTGACAAGAAGGTTGCAGAGGAAGCATTCATTCAAGGACTGCTTCTTGGAAAATTTAT AGACCTCGACCGGGAAGATGAAGGTCGGAGAGCAAGGAGGAGGATCGCCTGTACAAGTGGTCTAGGAGATAAGGGCCTGGACGGGGAGCAAGAGCCGAACTCGCACCCAGCTGGAAAGAGGCACAAAGGAAAAAGCTGGGGGAAGGCAGGGAAGCAGCATAACGCACAAGGAAAGACAAAAGGGCCTTACCAAGATACCGGGTACGCGAGGACGGCACCGGCAAGCAATGAGCACTTCTTGGTGCTCAACGCCACCTACGAGGTGATATGGAATGAGAATAAGTCCGCCATCCCGCCTCCCCCTACCCGAAAGTTCCCCCCATCCCGACTCACCAAGGAAGACACCGGAAAATTTTGTGGGTATCACGGGGAAGCAAGCCATAACATTAACAGCTGCATAGAATTGAAAAAGGCAGTAGAGCGCTGGATACAAGAAGAAAAACTGCAGCAGTATGTGCCTTGGTCGAGACATGTGGGGGCAATTGAAGTATATGAGACAATCAACACCATCCATGGCGGGTCCCGTATAGATAATAGAAGCAACAAGACAAAAAAGCAGTGTACAGGATCCAGGGATGGCCGGGAGGTCTTTGCCTTTGGGAGTAGCAGTAATCAGCAAGTGACAACAGGTTGGAAGTCCGTTACCTTCCTAGAAGAGGAAAAGGAGGGGATAAGGCCACACGAGGACCCATTCCTAATAACATTGCAACTCGACCATTATATTACAAAGAAGATCCTGGTTGACACGGGAGCCTCGGTCAACGTGTTGTTCAGGAGTGCCTGGAAAGGACTGCATCGAGGAAGTAACAAGTTGATACAAGACCATGAACCGCTGATCAGCTTCTCGGGTGATGTGGTCCAGCCACTAGGATCGGACAGCTTTGGAGTAAGTATGGAAGGCCGAGAGGGAATTGCCAGGGCTACCGTAGAGTTCATCGTGGTCGATTGCGAGTCGTCCTATAACGGGATCTTGGGAAGGCCCGCGTTGTGGAAGTTGAAGTCTTTTGTTGCCGGCCACATGTTGATGATGAAGGTCCCAACCCCGACCGGAGTCATTACTATCTGGGGAGACCAAGCGGTAGCAAGGAGTTGCTATGCGATAGACAACGGAAGAAAAAGATCCGAGGTTCTGTTGGCAAGCCAGGCCATGGCATCCCCCTCGGATCCTTATGTGGATCCAAGGGATGATACCGACTCAGATGAGGAGCGTCCGGGGTCGACAGAAGAAACAGAAATGGTATCAGTCTCAGATGAATTCCCGGATAGGCAAGTGACCATCGGGACGGGGCAGGCACCAGGGGTGCGAGCGGCCTTGAAGACCTTTTTGAAGAAAAATAGTGGGGCATTCGCTTGGACATATAAGGACATGCCCGGGATATCTAGCGGAATAGTAACACACTAG